From a region of the Haematobia irritans isolate KBUSLIRL chromosome 4, ASM5000362v1, whole genome shotgun sequence genome:
- the LOC142235549 gene encoding uncharacterized protein LOC142235549, with the protein MEGAATEDLHALEAARVELNTLWDQVRRAYVNCRDRVPVEGETPIDKDKLRGHYKNGMDVYKTGLSTINSQISARQERENQEKIARESLTTQNMAVDPNSTPNLRLPPCDTDTFKGGYSEWPTFRDLFSAIYINNPRLSKVEKLFHLTQKTSGEAREIITNVPLTNEGFDIAWRNLENRYENKRMQVNEQLRILFNLPTVSVENASTIQKLQRTINTCTQTLESLLVDTGEWDPILVYLVSTKLPRTFLEEFENSLEDCSTLPSWQKLDDFLSHKFKTLESVGNIKIQNSKHNQSRSDNDRRGNRVNSFHTNVTQRHNPSGSRLNSNSQANHNSKNINNPSRKQNESVCPICRTNHLLRNCPKFLERSPNDRIQITKQNHLCYNCLLADHGVRECKSRYSCRECNQRHHSLLHKGNVGSTPTNTTHTRDAAQSSASAVALNTLVHQVRDGAQPSTSAAALNTFVNQVQGGAQSSASAATCSTLVQSSISSSIQSTSTNETPSITTLTLQEDRPTPRPETTLLFTAIVQIESKGQRYDARAIIDPGSQSTFISERIKNRLQLPTVRNLVHVTGLSDTVAETSTKACVFNLCSRIDPTFELEVWAPVLKTLPSNLPTHTLDRTLFDEFRHLRLADPQFFDSRPVDMLIGLDIGPFIYTHDVPMKSFGSILAQDTVFGWIVGGPIQHNIETTRKIALHKTPKKILRSAEDIYCETNYTSTTRRNEAGRYIVTLPFKSCAEIGASRNIALAQFHRMEKKLARTPDIKAEYDAAIREYLQLGHMRKVDPQNIYKTPHYYLPHHAVIKPDRTTTKLRVVFNASSPTSNKKSLNDILHTGPILQQDLVLQILKWRFFKYVFNADVTKMYRQILIDPNQASFQRILFRFSENDPVEDFELLTVTFGVNCAPFLAIRTLLQLAEDVQDSYPLGSKIIKENLYVDDVLAGGHTIEDTIAARKQLTSVLDSAGFELRKWTSNDPRLLNDLHHDLLLPVNWLDLSEGSSTKTLGIRWNVATDAFSFKAPNVEERELFTKREVLSTIAKFFDPCGWLAPIIIVAKLVMQQVWLDKIGWDDTLKPVTTMNWRNFVKNSPTINTISVPRWIRFSPSSAVELHGFCDASESAYAATLYIRVEIGNQVDTFLLAAKTRVAPIKKISLPRLELCGAVMLSKLANAIIPNLQIAQFTTHFWTDSTIVLAWLRKPPCSWSTFVGNRVSEILESVGNENWNHVDSESNPADIASRGCSPDELKEHHLWWTGPEWLKLPRDQWPKTQLNADTNVEAKQVKVFATTVFEDPLTRFSSLSRAYRVLSYVMRFWRNTGSNRSRIASEDISSSELNDIKTRLIIVTQKHYFAEEYLALTQKKRLSPNSSILSFNPFIDSKGVLRSNGRLVQSPALTYSERHPILIPYDSRFALLFVEFVHKVTMHGGNQLMVRVIRSEFWIFRVKQLVKKVIHNCRICSIHRHRTQTQIMASLPPERTMLSRPFQNTGVDFAGPFGIKSLTARACLITKGYVCIFVCFPTRAIHLEATSDLSTQSFIAALDRFIGRRGCPEKIFSDNGKNFIGAAELIKKDRIAFMKSIQDNTIQRHTHQNLEWKFIPPGAPHMGGLWEAGVKSFKTHLRKTMPKMNFTFEELSTILARIEACLNSRPISPTSDDPSDLEPLTPGHFLIGSPLLTPAEPDISVGDVTLINRWTRLKVISQNFCQRWKSEYLNELHRRYKWKYPQQTLAINDLVIIKDDHLPSNEWKLGRIVKTYEGADKNIRVVDIRTASGMLSRPITKIVKLFSD; encoded by the exons ATGGAAGGG GCGGCCACCGAAGATTTACACGCGTTGGAAGCGGCTCGAGTGGAGCTAAATACGTTATGGGACCAAGTTAGGCGGGCTTATGTAAACTGTCGAGATAGGGTTCCAGTTGAGGGAGAGACTCCTATAGATAAGGATAAGCTTCGCGGTCATTATAAAAACGGTATGGACGTCTATAAGACAGGTTTAAGTACGATCAACTCACAGATCTCGGCGCGGCAGGAACGGGAGAATCAGGAAAAAATAGCTAGGGAATCATTAACGACACAAAATATGGCAGTAGACCCAAATTCGACCCCAAATTTACGATTACCACCATGCGACACCGACACTTTTAAGGGCGGGTATAGCGAATGGCCTACATTCAGAGATTTATTCTCTGCAATTTACATTAATAACCCAAGATTGAGTAAAGTCGAGAAATTATTCCATTTAACCCAAAAGACATCGGGAGAAGCGCGAGAAATTATAACGAATGTACCCTTAACTAATGAGGGTTTCGACATCGCATggagaaatttagaaaatagatACGAAAATAAACGGATGCAAGTTAACGAACAGCTTAGGATTCTGTTTAATTTGCCTACAGTATCAGTTGAAAACGCGTCAacgatacaaaaattacaacgcACAATTAACACTTGTACACAAACGTTAGAGTCTTTGCTAGTAGACACGGGGGAATGGGACCCGATATTAGTATACCTTGTTTCAACAAAATTACCTCGTACgtttttggaagaatttgagAACAGTTTAGAGGATTGTTCGACACTTCCAAGTTGGCAGAAATTAGACGATTTTCTGTCACACAAGTTTAAAACTTTGGAATCGGTGGGgaatattaaaattcaaaattcgaaaCATAATCAATCAAGATCGGATAATGATAGAAGGGGGAATCGCGTTAATAGTTTTCATACAAATGTCACTCAGAGACATAATCCTTCGGGTTCAAGACTCAATAGTAATTCACAAGCCAACCATAAttcgaaaaatattaataatcctAGTCGCAAACAAAATGAAAgcgtttgtccaatttgtcgGACAAATCATTTGTTGCGAAACTGTCCCAAATTTTTGGAAAGGTCACCCAATGACAGAAtacaaataacaaaacaaaatcatcTTTGCTACAATTGTTTATTGGCCGATCATGGAGTTCGGGAATGCAAAAGTCGTTATAGTTGTAGGGAATGTAATCAGCGACACCACAGTCTGTTACATAAGGGCAATGTTGGCTCTACCCCTACCAACACAACACACACACGAGACGCAGCACAATCTAGTGCAAGTGCTGTTGCTCTCAACACTTTAGTTCATCAAGTACGAGACGGAGCACAACCTAGCACTAGTGCTGCCGCTCTCAACACATTTGTTAATCAGGTTCAAGGTGGAGCACAATCTAGTGCAAGTGCTGCCACTTGTTCCACTCTAGTTCAATCATCGATTTCATCTAGTATACAGTCCACTTCTACTAACGAAACGCCTAGTATAACGACTCTTACGTTGCAAGAAGATAGACCCACTCCACGACCCGAAACTACACTTTTGTTTACCGCAATCGTTCAAATCGAATCAAAGGGACAGAGATATGACGCCAGGGCAATCATTGATCCTGGGTCACAATCGACATTTATTTCTGAAAGAATCAAAAACAGATTACAACTTCCTACAGTCAGGAATTTAGTTCACGTCACAGGTTTGAGTGACACAGTTGCTGAGACATCTACAAAGGCTTGTGTTTTTAATCTTTGTTCACGCATAGACCCTACTTTTGAATTAGAGGTTTGGGCACCCGTGTTAAAGACTCTTCCGTCTAATTTACCAACGCATACTCTTGATCGAACATTGTTTGATGAGTTCCGGCATCTTAGATTAGCCGATCCGCAGTTCTTTGATAGTCGACCCGTTGATATGCTCATCGGGCTTGATATAGGACCGTTCATATACACTCATGATGTTCCTATGAAATCTTTTGGCTCAATATTGGCACAAGACACTGTATTTGGATGGATAGTTGGCGGACCCATTCAACATAATATTGAGACAACTAGAAAAATTGCTCTTCACA aaaccccaaaaaagattttgaggTCAGCTGAAGATATTTATTGTGAAACAAATTACACGTCTACGACGAGACGTAATGAAGCGGGAAGATACATAGTGACTCTACCATTCAAAAGTTGCGCAGAAATTGGTGCATCTCGAAACATCGCACTTGCACAATTTCACAGAATGGAGAAGAAATTGGCCAGGACCCCTGATATAAAGGCGGAATACGACGCTGCTATTAGGGAATATCTTCAATTGGGACACATGCGAAAAGTTGAtccacaaaatatttacaagacCCCTCATTACTATTTACCGCACCACGCAGTTATTAAACCAGATAGAACGACCACCAAACTTAGAGTGGTATTTAATGCATCAAGCCCTACTTCAAATAAAAAGAGTCTTAATGATATTTTACATACAGGGCCTATTCTTCAACAGGATTTGgtgttacaaattttaaaatggcGTTTTTTCAAATACGTTTTCAACGCCGATGTCACAAAAATGTATCGGCAGATATTAATAGACCCAAATCAAGCTTCGTTTCAAAGAATACTTTTCCGATTCTCCGAAAATGATCCAGTGGAAGATTTTGAATTGTTAACCGTAACTTTTGGCGTAAATTGCGCACCGTTTTTGGCAATAAGAACCCTGCTTCAATTAGCTGAAGATGTACAAGACTCATACCCTTTGGGCTCAAAAAtaatcaaagaaaatttatacgtTGATGATGTATTAGCGGGGGGACACACGATTGAAGACACCATCGCCGCTAGAAAACAATTGACATCTGTTTTAGACTCTGCtggtttcgagttgaggaaatgGACCTCTAACGACCCACGTCTATTAAATGATCTACATCATGATTTATTGTTGCCTGTCAATTGGTTAGATCTTTCTGAAGGATCGTCAACCAAGACCCTTGGCATTCGTTGGAATGTAGCGACCGATGCTTTCTCATTTAAAGCGCCAAATGTTGAAGAAAGAGAACTTTTCACTAAACGCGAAGTTTTATCGACAATTGCTAAATTTTTCGACCCTTGCGGCTGGCTTGCTCCGATCATTATAGTTGCCAAATTAGTGATGCAGCAAGTCTGGTTAGATAAAATAGGGTGGGATGACACATTAAAACCCGTAACTACTATGAATtggagaaattttgtgaaaaatagccCGACTATTAATACTATATCTGTACCAAGATGGATTCGATTTTCACCCTCAAGCGCGGTCGAACTACACGGTTTCTGTGACGCGTCGGAAAGCGCGTACGCTGCAACGCTTTATATTCGAGTAGAAATCGGAAACCAAGTAGACACTTTTCTTTTAGCAGCCAAAACTCGTGTGGCcccaataaagaaaatttctttaccgAGATTAGAGTTATGCGGAGCGGTTATGTTATCAAAGTTAGCAAATGCAATCATTCCAAATCTACAAATAGCGCAATTTACGACACATTTCTGGACTGACTCCACCATAGTATTAGCATGGCTTCGTAAACCGCCGTGTTCTTGGAGCACTTTTGTTGGAAATCGGGTTTCTGAAATTTTAGAAAGCGTCGGTAATGAAAACTGGAATCACGTGGACTCTGAATCGAACCCAGCCGATATCGCGAGTCGTGGTTGTTCACCAGATGAGTTAAAAGAACATCATTTGTGGTGGACGGGGCCAGAATGGTTGAAATTGCCCAGAGATCAGTGGCCCAAAACTCAACTCAACGCAGATACGAATGTTGAAGCTAAACAAGTTAAAGTTTTCGCGACAACTGTTTTCGAAGACCCTTTGACCCGCTTCTCATCTTTATCACGCGCTTATCGAGTGCTATCGTATGTAATGCGTTTTTGGCGGAATACAGGTTCAAATCGGTCTCGAATTGCGTCGGAGGACATATCCTCATCTGAACTCAATGATATAAAGACTCGTCTAATCATCGTTActcaaaaacattattttgctgAAGAATATTTAGCTTTGACTCAAAAGAAGCGACTCTCGCCAAACAGTAGCATTTTATCGTTTAACCCATTCATCGACTCAAAAGGAGTGCTTAGATCAAACGGTCGTTTAGTTCAATCTCCGGCTCTTACATATAGCGAGCGCCATCCTATCTTAATTCCATACGACTCTCGGTTTGCTCTTTTATTTGTAGAATTTGTTCATAAGGTCACAATGCACGGTGGCAATCAACTAATGGTTCGTGTCATTCGatcggaattttggatttttcgtGTGAAACAATTAGTAAAAAAGGTTATTCACAATTGTCGGATATGTTCTATACATCGACACCGGACCCAAACTCAAATTATGGCATCCCTGCCACCAGAACGCACTATGTTATCTAGACCCTTTCAAAATACGGGGGTAGATTTTGCTGGACCCTTTGGGATAAAAAGTTTGACTGCTCGAGCTTGTCTTATTACAAAGGGTTATGTctgtatatttgtttgttttccgACTCGCGCAATCCACTTAGAAGCTACTAGTGATTTGTCGACCCAGTCCTTCATAGCTGCTTTAGATCGCTTTATAGGCAGAAGAGGGTGTCCGGAAAAAATATTCTCGGATAATGGGAAAAACTTTATAGGTGCCGCGGAACTTATTAAAAAAGATAGGATCGCATTTATGAAATCAATTCAAGACAATACTATTCAAAGACACACGCATCAAAATTTagaatggaaatttattcctccaGGGGCTCCCCATATGGGAGGTCTGTGGGAGGCGGGGGTTAAATCGTTCAAGACCCACCTTCGTAAAACAAtgccaaaaatgaattttacgTTTGAAGAATTATCAACTATTTTAGCCCGCATAGAGGCTTGTCTTAATTCACGTCCGATTAGTCCAACTAGTGATGACCCTTCAGACTTAGAGCCTTTGACACCAGGACATTTTCTGATAGGTTCTCCATTATTGACCCCGGCCGAACCCGATATTTCTGTTGGGGATGTGACATTAATCAATCGGTGGACACGATTAAAAGTTATTTctcagaatttttgtcaaagatggAAATCGGAATATTTGAATGAATTACACCGTAGATACAAATGGAAATACCCACAACAAACCCTTGCCATAAATGATTTAGTTATTATAAAAGATGATCACTTACCTTCAAATGAATGGAAACTAGGGAGGATTGTCAAAACCTACGAAGGCGCTGACAAAAATATTCGTGTAGTAGACATTAGAACCGCTAGCGGTATGCTCAGCCGACCCATAACGAAAATAGTAAAACTGTTTTCGGACTGA